A stretch of Rhinoderma darwinii isolate aRhiDar2 chromosome 4, aRhiDar2.hap1, whole genome shotgun sequence DNA encodes these proteins:
- the BEND3 gene encoding BEN domain-containing protein 3, whose translation MNSVEFRDEDDDTEVKIVKVESSGEENRLVCSRSTSVRKLIPEGTLNCQSSKRKQVHNISETSSNDAEILTILKKRRVVPESLLSYIKNRESEPSNLELRNNSERNNASPDEGEEMFNEFTLSYKKPLYGISHKITEKRNPITSDLVSSNDIYDRGNQVSTSNIRIFTDLRKRDSSSNGMSPPMSDDSNVYSLIQKMFFTLNTLNSNMTQLHSKVDLLSLEVNRIKKKVSPLEMVAEFHPPPEYQLTIAELKQVMDQSTSAGDLACRLLVQLFPELFGSNALPRNCSTCGFFSKNELESLHLQLIRNYVEACYPSVKNNTVWQADVLPQVNDFFNRFWAEREMESTHHGMQTPSFLESSPSQSADFVENNELENGSLERDNPLVSEYALNSQDLSEYLEEASSAGEFAVFLFHRLFPEIFSQRKFGDRYFGDPEGFTLDPHRLQLIRQYTEIYFPEVQEEEVWLQQCVHRINDELESIFMDGSECDDARDDCFESNLPDDLSVVKIEDGADTEKPGRRSKKIWLVPFDFNKVNIPLPDFEVPFKQFLLSKEQIKNIYETSLSIGNFASRLLVHLFPELFTHENLRKQYNCSGSLGKKPLDPVRIKLIRHYVQILYPRAKNDRVWTLEFVGKLDERCRRRDTEQRRSYQQQRKVYVPMPEGRDFASFDLNTERYRDLVEGPPLPPERSTKDFCKIPLDKIAVPPPDFPVPSVYLLSDKEIRDIVQQSLSVGNFAARLLVRLFSELFTPENLRLQYNHSGACNKKQLDPVRLRLIRHYVEAVYPVDKMEEVWHYECIPSIDERCRRPNRKKCDILKKATKIK comes from the exons TTAAAATTGTAAAAGTGGAATCATCAGGAGAAGAGAATCGACTGGTTTGTTCCCGTTCCACTTCTGTACGGAAGCTAATTCCAGAAGGTACCCTGAACTGTCAGTCCAGTAAACGGAAACAAGTTCATAACATATCTGAAACTTCAAGCAATGATGCTGAAATTTTAACAATTTTGAAGAAAAGACGAGTCGTCCCAGAG AGTCTGCTTTCATACATAAAAAACAGAGAGTCTGAACCTTCAAACCTGGAGTTAAGAAATAATTCTGAGCGCAATAATGCTTCTCCGGATGAAGGAGAGGAAATGTTCAATGAATTTACTTTATCTTATAAGAAACCTTTATATGGGATTTCCCATAAAATCACAGAGAAAAGAAATCCTATAACATCGGATCTGGTGTCCTCTAATGACATTTATGACAGAGGAAATCAGGTCAGCACTTCAAATATTCGCATATTTACTGACTTGCGTAAACGAGATTCTAGCAGCAATGGTATGAGTCCACCAATGAGTGATGACTCAAACGTATACTCTTTAATACAAAAAATGTTCTTCACCCTCAACACTCTTAATTCCAATATGACACAGCTCCACAGTAAAGTTGACCTTCTGTCTCTTGAGGTAAATAGAATAAAGAAAAAAGTGAGCCCACTTGAAATGGTGGCAGAATTTCATCCACCGCCTGAGTATCAGCTAACTATCGCTGAGCTAAAGCAGGTAATGGATCAGAGTACCTCCGCAGGCGATCTAGCATGTCGGTTATTGGTTCAACTGTTTCCAGAGCTTTTTGGAAGTAATGCATTGCCTAGAAACTGTAGCACTTGTGGATTCTTCAGTAAAAATGAACTTGAGTCACTTCATCTCCAGTTGATCAGGAACTACGTTGAAGCGTGTTATCCCTCTGTCAAGAACAATACTGTGTGGCAAGCTGATGTCTTGCCTCAGGTAAATGATTTCTTTAATAGGTTTTGGGCTGAAAGAGAAATGGAAAGCACCCACCATGGAATGCAGACCCCCAGTTTTTTGGAAAGTTCGCCAAGTCAAAGCGCTGACTTTGTTGAAAATAATGAGTTGGAAAATGGCAGTTTGGAGAGGGACAATCCCCTTGTCTCCGAGTATGCCCTCAATTCACAGGACCTAAGTGAATATTTAGAAGAGGCTTCATCTGCAGGTGAATTTGCTGTATTTTTGTTTCATCGATTATTTCCTGAAATATTTAGCCAAAGAAAATTTGGAGACCGGTATTTTGGAGACCCTGAAGGTTTTACTCTAGATCcacacagattacaactgatccgCCAATACACAGAGATTTATTTTCCAGAAGTACAAGAAGAAGAAGTTTGGCTGCAGCAGTGTGTGCATAGAATAAATGATGAGCTGGAAAGCATATTTATGGATGGCAGTGAATGTGATGATGCCAGGGATGACTGTTTTGAGTCAAACTTGCCCGATGATTTGTCCGTTGTAAAGATAGAAGACGGTGCAGATACTGAAAAGCCGGGAAGGAGATCTAAGAAAATTTGGCTCGTTCCATTTGAtttcaataaagttaacattccgCTACCAGACTTTGAGGTCCCTTTTAAACAATTCCTGCTTAGCAAAGagcaaattaaaaatatatatgagaCTAGCTTGTCAATTGGAAACTTTGCTTCACGACTTCTAGTTCATTTGTTTCCTGAACTTTTCACACATGAGAACTTGAGAAAACAATATAACTGCAGTGGATCACTAGGGAAGAAACCGCTTGATCCTGTTCGCATAAAACTTATCCGACATTATGTTCAAATACTTTATCCCAGGGCAAAGAATGATAGAGTTTGGACTCTGGAATTTgtaggaaagctggatgagagGTGTCGACGAAGGGATACTGAGCAAAGGAGATCTTACCAGCAGCAGAGGAAGGTCTACGTTCCAATGCCTGAGGGGCGAGACTTTGCATCTTTTGACTTAAACACCGAAAGATACAGAGATCTAGTTGAAGGACCACCTCTCCCTCCTGAACGTAGCACAAAGGACTTTTGTAAAATACCACTAGATAAGATTGCGGTTCCACCTCCAGACTTTCCTGTGCCTTCAGTGTACCTTTTAAGTGACAAAGAAATTAGGGACATTGTTCAGCAGAGTCTTTCTGTTGGAAATTTTGCTGCCAGGCTATTGGTAAGACTTTTTTCAGAGTTGTTTACTCCAGAAAATTTAAGGCTACAATATAACCACTCAGGTGCATGCAATAAGAAGCAGCTTGATCCTGTAAGACTGAGGCTAATTCGACATTATGTGGAGGCGGTGTACCCTGTGGACAAGATGGAGGAAGTATGGCATTACGAATGT